A region from the Ctenopharyngodon idella isolate HZGC_01 chromosome 13, HZGC01, whole genome shotgun sequence genome encodes:
- the ckba gene encoding creatine kinase, brain a, with product MPFGNSHNQLKMSNSCEQEYPDLSKHNNYMAKVLTPALYEKLRSKQTPSGFTLDDVIQTGVDNPGHPFILTVGCVAGDEETYEVFKELLDPIIQDRHGGYKPTDKHKTDLNPSNLKGGDDLDSNYVLSSRVRTGRSIRGFCLPPHCSRGERRAVEKLSVEALGALTGDLKGKYYALKNMTEAEQQQLIDDHFLFDKPVSPLLLASGMARDWPDARGIWHNDNKTFLVWVNEEDHLRVISMQKGGNMKEVFTRFCTGLTKIEELFKNKGHAFMWNEHLGYVLTCPSNLGTGLRAGVHVKLPNLSKYRQFEEVLKRLRLQKRGTGGVDTAAVGGVFDISNADRLGFSEVELMQMVVDGVKLLIEMEKRLEKGQSIEDLMPAQK from the exons ATGCCTTTTGGGAACAGTCACAACCAGTTGAAGATGAGCAACTCCTGTGAGCAGGAATACCCTGACCTCAGCAAGCACAACAACTATATGGCCAAGGTCCTCACGCCAGCGCTGTATGAGAAGTTGCGCTCCAAACAGACACCCAGCGGGTTTACACTGGATGATGTAATCCAGACCGGGGTAGATAATCCAG GCCACCCCTTCATTTTGACTGTGGGTTGTGTGGCTGGGGATGAGGAGACCTATGAGGTGTTTAAGGAGCTGCTGGACCCTATTATTCAGGACAGACATGGAGGATACAAGCCTACAGACAAACACAAGACTGACCTCAACCCCAGTAACCTCAAG GGTGGTGATGACCTGGACTCCAATTACGTGCTGAGCTCTCGTGTCAGAACAGGCAGGAGCATCCGTGGATTCTGTCTGCCGCCCCACTGCAGTCGTGGAGAGAGAAGAGCCGTTGAGAAGCTCTCTGTGGAAG CTCTGGGTGCCCTGACTGGGGATCTCAAAGGAAAATACTACGCTCTGAAGAACATGACAGAGGCCgagcagcagcagctcattgATGACCATTTCCTGTTCGACAAGCCTGTATCTCCCCTGCTGCTGGCCTCAGGGATGGCTCGTGATTGGCCTGATGCCAGGGGCATCTG GCACAATGATAACAAGACATTCCTTGTGTGGGTGAATGAGGAGGACCACCTGCGTGTCATCTCCATGCAGAAAGGTGGCAACATGAAAGAGGTCTTCACCCGTTTCTGCACAGGTCTCACTAAG ATTGAGGAGTTGTTCAAAAACAAGGGTCACGCGTTCATGTGGAATGAGCACCTTGGCTACGTCCTCACCTGCCCATCCAACCTCGGCACAGGCCTGCGTGCAGGAGTGCATGTCAAACTGCCTAACCTCAGCAAGTACCGCCAGTTTGAAGAGGTCCTTAAGAGACTGAGGCTGCAGAAACGTGGAACAG GTGGTGTGGACACTGCAGCCGTGGGTGGTGTTTTTGACATCTCCAACGCTGACCGCCTGGGCTTCTCTGAGGTGGAGCTGATGCAGATGGTGGTGGATGGAGTCAAACTGCTGATAGAGATGGAGAAACGGCTGGAGAAAGGCCAGTCCATTGAGGACCTCATGCCTGCCCAAAAGTAG